AGCAGCAGGCGCGACCATCGTCTACACCCGAGACGTCCACCCGCCCGAGCAGTTCGACGACGCCCACTACTACGACGAGTTCGCGCGGTGGGGCGAACACGTCGTAGAGGGAACCTGGGAGACCGAACTCGTCGCCGACCTCGACGTGCGCGACGAAGACCACATCGTCGTGAAACACACCTACGATGCCTTCTACCAGACCGATTTAGAGGGGTTTCTCGACGCGCACGGCATCGACGACCTCCTGATTTGCGGGACGCTCGCGAACGTCTGCGTGCTGCACACGGCGTCGAGTGCGGGCCTTCGGGACTTCCGCCCGATGATCGTCCGCGAGGCCGTCGGCGCTATCGAAGACGCCCACAAACAGTACGCCCTCGACCACGCGGACTGGCTGTTCGGCGAGGTGATTTCACGGGCGGACGTGGCGTTCAGGACTGAAACAGTCTGAAGGCGGCCTGTCCGGTGGCGACTTCTTTACGCTCGCCGTCTGGCGTCTCGCTCTCGACAGTCACCTCGACCCAGCCAATCGACGACCCAGTGCGGATGACCTCTGCGTGGGCGGTAATGTCGCTCGACGCCCGACGCAGGTAGTTCACGTTGAGGTTGACCGTCGCCAGCGTGTCCTCGATGGGGTTTTCGAGCGTGGTTCTGAGCGCGAGGCCGCCGGCGGTGTCGATGAGCGTGGCGGCGACGCCGCCGTGAATCGTCGGCGGGTCGGACGGGTTGGTGAGTTTGTCGTCGAACGGGATAGTAAGGTCCACCTCGCCGTAGCGCACGTCCTCGACCTGCGTTCCGAGCCATGACAGGAAGCCGTGGCGCTCGTCGATGAAGTGCTGGATGGTGCTCGCGGTGCCGTCGGGAACCTGTGGCTCGCTCATATGCGGGTCGTTACAGGGAACTGCCTTTTAGCCTCCGCTACGAAGATTGACGGATTTCTGTGACGAACAATATTATATATTTATATGTTCAGCTACTCAATATATGGCCAGTCGCCACTGAGGGGTCGGGGGCGAAGGGGTTATGCAGTGATACTACACTGGGGTCTGGAGGTCGGCTGGATGGTCGCGGTTCCAATCGTAGCCGCCGCTGTCCCCGTGTTCGGGTCGGCGCTCCGGTCGGTCACTGACATCGTGCCCTGGCGAAACCACGACGACAGCGAGAACATCCACGCAGCTTGTCCCATCCTCGTCGCCCACGTGGTCAAGCGCGTTCCGCCGGACACCATCGTCAGCAACTCCTGGGCAGACCCGATAAAGGATTGCCGGGCGCTTCAGTACATTCTGCGAGAGGCGTTTCTCTCACAGAAGGTGCCGAAGCTCGTCCTCACGAAATCGGAGACCGTCCACGAGGTCAAACACGTTCTCTCGCTGTTGCCGTACACGGAGGGTGAAGAGGAGAACGAACGCGACGGCTACTACGTGAACACCAGTCAGGGTGTGGTCGTGCTCACCCTGGAAGACCCGCTCAAGAACGGGAAATAGCGAGTTCGACACGGTCACCGACCGCGAAGTCGTGGCCGCGGACTACCAGTTTTGCGCCGAATTCGTCCTGCGAACAGAACAGCGAGAGCCCAGTGAGCGCCACGCCGTTCGCCCGGAGGGAGACAGCGTCCCACGACACGTCGCGCCCGGTGGCGACGCCCACGCGCTCGCCCGCCACCGAGACCACTTGCTCGCTCCCGTCCTCGTTTCCGAGCGCGCCGCCGCCGTTGTAATGGGGTAGACCGCCGTCGAGCACGACGCCGGGTGCCCCCTCGATGCCGGCGAAGTACTCGCCGGGGGCGGGGTGGGCCGGTGCGTCGAGTCTGATCCAGGTTTCACCGGTTTCGACCACCGTTCCGGTCCCGTCCCACGGGAGGGGGCGAACGTCGAAATCGAGGTCGATTGGCACCGACCCCGACGCCCGGTACGGGTTCGCGTCGGAGTCGCGAAAGCCGAGGTGGATGTGATTTGCGACCCACGGGGCGAAAAAGCCCGCTCTGACCATCTCGCCGAGCGGGTCGCCGACTTCGACGTGGTCGCCAGCCTCGACTGCGGGTTCGACGTGTAACATTCGGGCCACGTAGTCGCCCGCGTCGACGAGAATGAGGTAGTCGTGTTCCGGCGAATAGGGCTTCGGCGGCGCCCTGACGGCTCGCGTGTCGAGCACCTCGCCGGCGACGGGGGAGGGTGCGACGTTCGTCTCTGGATAGAGGTCGATGGCGCAGCCGTGGTCGTGGGCCGCGTACGGCGAGTTGTAGAGCGAAAAGCGCGGATAGCGCGCGAGCAGAGCCGAGTCGAGCGTGACCATCGACCGCGTGTAGCAAGGGAGAGTGTTTAGTCCCGTCGGGAAGTGGTGACACCCATGCGCGTCATTCGCGGCCGGGGCGACTCCGTCGAGGCTGACCGGGCGGTGACCCGCCGAATGCTCGATTGGGTCGCTGAAAGCGAGACGCCGGCGGTCAGAGTGTGGACGCCGCACCGACAGGTCGCCTTTGGCCGCCGGGATGCGACCGCGCCGGGCTACGAGCAGGCCAGACGAGCCGCAGAAACTCACGGCTTCCCGCCAATCGAGCGCAGCGTCGGTGGCCGCGCCGTGGCCTACACCGGGACGACCGTCGCGTTCGCCCGGGCCGTCCCCGTTGCGGACACGCGAACCGGCCTGAACGACCGATACGACGCCCTCACGGCAGACGTACAGGCTGGTCTTTCGCAACTCGGCGTCCACGCCACCGCGGGCGAACCGCCGGACTCCTTCTGTCCCGGGGCGCACTCGCTGCAAGCGTCGGGAAAACTCGTCGGCATCGCCCAGCGCATCCAGCGCGGGGCGGCCCTCGTCGCGGGTATCTGCGTCGTCACCGACCACGAGGAAATCGCGGCGGTGCTCACCGAGGTGTACGACGCCCTCGACGTACCGTTCGACCCGGATTCGGTGGGCAGCGTCGAGCGAGCGGGCGGTCCGGCAGACCCACAGGCGACCATCGACGCGCTGGAAGCCGCACTCGCGGGGTCGGGTGACCACGACGTCGTCCCGGTCCGGGACGTTTAGGGTACTCCCCAGCGCAGGTGCATCCATGCTCATCACTGACGCGACGCTCGCGGACGGTCGCCGCCGCGACGTGCGAATCGAGGACGGGACGATTTCGGAAATCGGGCGCACGCTTTCTGGAGACGCGGACGTAGACGCGAGCGGGAAGCTCCTCCTGCCGGGAATGATAGACGCCCACGTTCACTTCCGGCAGCCGGGATACGACCACAAAGAGACGTGGGAATCGGGCAGTCGCTCTGCGGCCGCAGGCGGCGTGACCACCGTCGTCGACCAGCCCAACACCTCGCCGCCGACGGTGACGGGCGAGGCGTTCGACGAGAAGGCCAAATTTGCCGAACAATCCTACGTCGACTGGGGCATCAACGGCGGCGTGACCGAAAACTGGGAGCGAAAAAGCCTGCTCTCGCGCCCGCTGTTCGCTCTCGGTGAGGTGTTTCTCGCCGACTCGACGGGGAACATGGGTATCGCCCCGGTGTTGTTCGAGGACGCCGTGAAAGCCGCGACGAAGAAGGGCATCGCCGTCACCGTCCACGCCGAGGACGCGACGCTGTTCGACGAATTGGCGAAAGAACGCGACGATGCCGACGCCTGGAGCGCATTTCGGACGGCAGAAGCAGAGGCCGAAGCCGTCGAGTTGGCGTGTAAGGTCGGCGAGAACGTGGGCGCACAGCTCCACATCGCCCACACGAGCACGCCGGAGGGGATAGACCTCGCCGCAGAGTACGGCATGACCTGCGAAGTCTCACCCCACCACTTGCTGCTCTCGCGTTCCGATTAC
This sequence is a window from Haladaptatus sp. QDMS2. Protein-coding genes within it:
- a CDS encoding cysteine hydrolase family protein — its product is MNLDPARVAVVVVDMQNGFCHPDGSLYAPGSEAVVDDVASLVADARAAGATIVYTRDVHPPEQFDDAHYYDEFARWGEHVVEGTWETELVADLDVRDEDHIVVKHTYDAFYQTDLEGFLDAHGIDDLLICGTLANVCVLHTASSAGLRDFRPMIVREAVGAIEDAHKQYALDHADWLFGEVISRADVAFRTETV
- a CDS encoding PaaI family thioesterase, yielding MSEPQVPDGTASTIQHFIDERHGFLSWLGTQVEDVRYGEVDLTIPFDDKLTNPSDPPTIHGGVAATLIDTAGGLALRTTLENPIEDTLATVNLNVNYLRRASSDITAHAEVIRTGSSIGWVEVTVESETPDGERKEVATGQAAFRLFQS
- a CDS encoding lipoate--protein ligase family protein, which translates into the protein MRVIRGRGDSVEADRAVTRRMLDWVAESETPAVRVWTPHRQVAFGRRDATAPGYEQARRAAETHGFPPIERSVGGRAVAYTGTTVAFARAVPVADTRTGLNDRYDALTADVQAGLSQLGVHATAGEPPDSFCPGAHSLQASGKLVGIAQRIQRGAALVAGICVVTDHEEIAAVLTEVYDALDVPFDPDSVGSVERAGGPADPQATIDALEAALAGSGDHDVVPVRDV
- a CDS encoding dihydroorotase; its protein translation is MLITDATLADGRRRDVRIEDGTISEIGRTLSGDADVDASGKLLLPGMIDAHVHFRQPGYDHKETWESGSRSAAAGGVTTVVDQPNTSPPTVTGEAFDEKAKFAEQSYVDWGINGGVTENWERKSLLSRPLFALGEVFLADSTGNMGIAPVLFEDAVKAATKKGIAVTVHAEDATLFDELAKERDDADAWSAFRTAEAEAEAVELACKVGENVGAQLHIAHTSTPEGIDLAAEYGMTCEVSPHHLLLSRSDYEDLGTFGRMNPPLRIEQRRAAVYERVVNGTVDMIATDHAPHTREEKDASIWDAPSGVPGVETALPLLLEEARKGNLTYERVRQLTASNPAAVFDLPKKGRVAVGMDADLVLVDPDNSREIRGEDLHSKCNWTPFEGMKGVFPEWTMVRGELVFENGAFADPVGQNVR